From Scytonema millei VB511283:
CAGAAATTATTGAAAGATACAACCAACCGAGATTAGGAGAAATTAAATTGAAGGTTATCAAGCCTTATCAGTCTATATCCAAAAAAGAAATCGAGCATCGAGCATTGGATGTACTTCAGCGCGTGCAAGCAAAGCGTAAACGTCCTTTAAAGTTTCCGCTTGATGCGGGACACATGGCTGAATCTCTTGGTTTGGATATGGATTGCGGCGAAATAGCACCGGATGAACAAGGTGCGATCGCGGCTATGATTTTACCTACAGAACGTAAAATTATAATGAATGAAAGTAGTCTAAATTTGCCTAAAGGATTTGAAGAATCTTCAATTGCTCACGAAATTGGACATTGGGAACTTCACATTGACAAAAATGCAATTTCTAAATTTGTAGAACTCCAAGATTCTGGTGTGGAAACCGCTGTTGAGCCTTTTCTCTGCCGTAGTGTTAACGCGCAGCAAGGAATTGAAAAGCAAGCACAGTATTTTGCTAGTTGCTTGTTAATGCCTCAATTTAAGATAGAAGACGTAAAGCGGGGACGCGATTTAACTAAATGGAAACATCTTTATGCGATGAAAGATGAGCTTGGTGTCACAATTTCTAATTTGACACATCGCCTACAAGACCTTGGTTTGATTTATATTCCCAAAGATTCCAAGCAAATTTATCTTGGTAAAGCTGGATCGTAATTTATTTACATTTATTAAAGAGCAAATTTACTCTTGCCTATACTAAATTAAAGAGTATCCTCCTTTTAGGAGCAGTTTATGAATGAGACTGCACTTACTTTACCCTCTCCCCTCAAACTACACATGGAATTGACAGACGAGCAATTCTTCCAATTGTGTCAGCACAACCGTGACTTGCAATTTGAACGCACAGCCAAAGGGGAAATATTGATTATGCCGCCAACTGGGGGAGAAACAGGCAACCGTAACTTTGAAGTTACCGTACAGTTAGGAATTTGGAACAAACAGAGTAATTTAGGTAAAGGTTTTGACTCTTCCACTGGTTTTAAACTTCCGAATGGAGCTAATCGCTCTCCTGATGCTGCCTGGGTAAGACTAGAACGCTGGGAGGCTTTAACCACCGAACAACGAGAAAAATTCGTTCCTTTATGTCCCGATTTTGTAGTTGAGTTACTTTCTCCTAGTGATTCTTTAAAAGAAACTCAAGCAAAAATGCAGGAGTACATCGACAATGGTACTAGGCTGGGTTGGTTAATTATTCGGAAAACTCAGCGAGTGGAAATTTATCGTCCTAATCGGGATGTAGAAGTAGTAGAAAACCCTACAACCTTGTCGGGAGAGGATATTTTGCTAGGATTTGTACTAGATCTTAGAACAATTATCTCATAAGTTGCTACTGACCATACATCATCATGTCACATATTTAACTTGCACGATTGAATGCAGTTAAAATACTTAGCTAATATCAGTATTAGAGGTTTTGACTTTTAACTTTTAACTTTTGACTTGCTTAGTCTTGTTTAACCCAAATAGCCAATCCGCCGCCACGACCGCGAGCCGCGATATAATCTTCAGTGACTAAGAAAAAGGCAAAAAAGGGTAGTTTAGAAATAGGTTGTTCTTCAAAACTTCCCAATTTTTTACCACTATTAAATTTTCCCTGATAAACTGTACGATTAAATAAACACAGTTGCATCTGGGTGAAGTCAAAAGCAAGTAAATTTTTCTTACCTAAATACCGCGCTGGACCTGTAAGCTTAAATAGTAACGAACCGAATTGGATTTGATTGCTAATTTCTAGGTATTCTCTTGCATGAAAAGAAATCTGCGCTGGCGCAATTTGAGGAATGTAAAAGCCATTTCCTTGAGCTATACCATTCTTCAGTTTGGCGTTACGTGGTGCTGTAAAGTAAAGCCGCCAGTCGCCTAGAAGAGATTCGAGGGGGTATACCAGGCGTTGCTGTTTGGCTGCTCTTTCCGCTTGTAATAGGGCGCTAACAACCACTTTAGCAGCAGGGCGACGATCGCTTGCCACTTTTGACAGTATCTCAATATAATCGGGTACAGTTGTAGAGAGTTCACCTATCATATATTTTAAGCTCAGCTCTATTAGCTTGAATATCGTTTTCTGCAATTTAATAAATTATATCAATGTTTATGAAAAATATTAAAATTAAGCGATCGCAAATGAAAATAAAATTCTACCAGCAGGTTCAAATATTGAAGGCTTGTCTATTATTGACAGCTCTTGGAATTTCGCTCGATATTTCTCATAGTAGAGCAAAGGCTAATAATTTATCTGGTAATTTAACTGTAGAAATTAACGGTTTTAGAAATCGTGAAGGGCAGGCTTGCGTCAGTTTATTTGCCAGCAGTCAAGGTTTTCCCAATAATAGAAAAAACGTCGTACAGCGTCAGTGTAATAAGATTACTTCTGTTCCCCTAACATTAAATTTTAGGAATCTCAAAGCTGGAAATTACGCTGTTGCCATCATTCACGATACTAATGGAGATGGGACGCTCAATCGTAACGATATAGGAATGCCAATTGAAGGATATGGATTTTCGAGAAATCCAGAAATTCGTACAGCCGCACCTAAATTTAATGATGCAGCTGTTTTAATTGCTGGTCCAAATACAAATGTGCAGGTTCAGTTGCTCTATCTAGATTAAGACGTTTAAATTTCAGGAATAGACAAGCCACGACAAATTTTCTTTGCCAATCGATTTGGTATTTCTGTATGTCTTGGTACTGCTTCTACTTGTCCAGTTTGAGGATTATGCCATAAGGAATGAGCAGCTCCTTCTCGTTTCAGATAGCAGCCATACTGCTGAAGATGTCTTAGTAAGCCTCCGCGTTTCATTCTACTGTAATGACTTCACGAATAGCACTCTCAGATACACCTTCTAAAGCATCTTCTCTGCGATCTACTAAAATCAAACTGATAGCTTCGGCTAAACTTTTTTTACACTCTTCAATTGTGCGACCTTGACCGTTAGCACCAGGAATCTCTAAGCAGTATCCTACAAACCAGTTTTCATCTTGCTCGATAATTGCAGTAAATTCATTGTGCATAGACTTCTCTGCTGACTGTCAAAAAAATCAACAATAGCTGAATAATTAAGCGTTCGAGCGGCTATACAATAGCAGCGACTCGTTCTAACAATCCCTGAAACAATTTCAAGCCGTCCGTACCACCTAAAATTGGATCGGCAGCGCGTTCGGGATGGGGCATCATGCCCAAAACATTACCCTGACGGTTACAAATTCCAGCAATGTTATTAACTGAGCCGTTAGGATTGTCGCCTGCATAGCGAAATAGGACTTGATTATTTGCCTCAATTTCCTCTAAAGTCCGTTTATCAGCATAAAATCGCCCTTCTCCGTGCGCAATCGGGACAGTTATAACTTCCCCTACTGAGTAGGCTTGCGTCCAGGGTAAATCGGTACGCTCTACTTTTAACTCCACGCGATCGCAAATGAAATGTAAATCGCGATTTCGGACTAAAGCACCAGGTAACAAACCCGCTTCAGTCAAAATCTGAAACCCATTGCAAATTCCCAACACGAATTTACCTTGTTGAGCGCGATCGACCACTTGCTGCATCACGGGAGAAAACCTGGCGATCGCACCACAACGCAGATAATCGCCGTAGCTGAAACCACCAGGGACAATGACAACATCGATATCTGTTAAATCGGTGTCTTCATGCCAAACCATGCGCGTTGGCTGTTGAAGGATGTCGCGAGTCACGTAGGCAACATCGCGATCGCAGTTCGAGCCAGGAAAAACTACAATCCCAAACTTCACATTGACGCTCCCATCTCTACAGCAACTTCTTTCAAATCGAAGCGGTAATTTTCAATCGTCGGATTAGCCAAGAGGCGATTGCACATCCGATCCAATTGTTCTGTGGCTGTTTTTTCATCTACTGCCGTCAGATGCAACTCGATATACTTGCCAATTCTGACATGCTCTACGTTATCGTAACCCATATGACTCAAACCAGACTGAACGGCTGTGCCTGCTGGGTCGAGGACAGAGGGTCGCAGGGTGACATAGATGCGAGCTAAATACTTTCGTAACACTTGACTTGATTCCCAATCCCACAAAGGCTATAATAACTCCTTCTGGAGACAGCTTGACGGAATAAACAGTATTCGCTTTGAGCTAGTTTAGAAAGCAAGAGAAGTGCGACCGCCTCTTCAGTCATCAAACTCAGATACTGTCTATGAAAGCCGAGAAAGCTGAACGTACTCGCAGTCAAGAACGAATCCTGCATTTACTCAAAAACTCAAATAAGTCTATATCTGCCCAAGATATTTACGTAGAACTTCGCAATCGCAATCAAAGCATCGGTCTAGCCACAGTCTATCGCGCTTTAGAAGCATTGAAACTCGAAGGAGTCGTGCAAGTCAGAACGCTAGCCTCTGGCGAATCTCTCTACAGTTGCGTCCAGCAAGATAAACATCACCTGACTTGCCTGCAATGTGGCAAATCGATTCCGATCCATCAATGTCCCGTCCACGAGTTAGAAACCCAGCTGAATAAATCGCACAAATTCAAAATTTTCTATCACACTTTAGAATTTTTCGGCTTGTGCGATCGGTGTCAGGCTGAGGCATTGCAAGAGAGCTGAGGAGGCTGAGGGAAACAAGAGCTGAGGAAGAGCAAGACAATGCTAGTCACTAGCCACCAGCCACTAGCCACTCACTGGTCACCGATCGCCGATCATAGAACGCATACCCTCGATCGTCCCAGGAATGCTGCGGGGGTCCATGAACATAACTTTGCTGCTGTCGCTGCTGCCGATTTGCTTACCCATGTCTAGATAATGTTGGGCGATTAAAAATTGTAAAGCTTCGGCAGCGTGTGGTTCTGTTTGCAAAATTTTGGCAATAATTTGTAACGCCTCGGAAGTGGCTTGTGCTTGCAAAATTTGTTGTTGGCGTTCGGCTTGCGCCTGCATAATAATCGTCTTTTGTTGCGCCTCGGCTTGCAGAATTGTGGCTTTTTGTTGGGCTTCAGCTTCGAGTACCTGCGCTTCCGCTTTTCCTTTGGCGCTGTTAACTGCCGATTCGCGATCGCCCTCTGAAGTCAAAATCGATGCCCGTTTGCGGCGTTCTGCTGCCATTTGCAGTTCCATCGACTCTTGCACCGCCTTGGAGGGAATAATATCGCGCAATTCCACTCGCGTTACTTTTACGCCCCAAGGATCGGTAGCAATATCTAAATCCTGTAGCAAAATTTCGTTGATTTGGGTTCGCGCAGTAAAGGTTTGATCCAACTCTAGTTGTCCCATTTCCGCCCGAATTTGTGTCAGTACCAAATTCACCATTGCCGATTGGAGATTTTCTACCTTGTACCAGGCTTTTTCCATATCGACAATCCGCCAGTAAACCACAGCATCGACTTCAATGCCTACGTTGTCGCGGGTGATGCATTTTTGGGGTGGAATATCTAAAACTTTTTCCCGAATTGTTTCGCGAAAGACAATGCGATCGAGTACGGGAACGACAATATTTAGACCTGGTTGCAGTTTTTTGTGGTAACTACCAAATCTCTCTACCAAAGCTTCATTGCCTTGATTGATGATTTTGACGGAGCTAGCTAGGGTAGAACCACCACCCAATGCTAGTACTATAAGTAAAAATAATTGTTCCATAGAAGTGAGTTGTGAGTAGTGAGTAGTAGGGGCGCACTGCTGTGCGCCCGTACAAAAATTTAGATAGCGCGCCCGTACAGCAGTATTAGTCTTAATGATGAATTAGGCTTTCTGGCATCACGATTAACGTAGTCCCCTCTCGACTGACGACATAAACTTTTTGTTGTGGAAGTATGCTGAGCTTTTCGTCAGCACATTTTGCCCGCCAAGAATTCCCTTCGTATAACACCCGTCCCTCTTTCCCCGCAGTAATTTCGGTTAGAGTCTCCGCTACTGTAGCATCTCGAATTTTAGAGTGTCGCTGAGGCACTGAGATTAAGCGTCGTGACAGCAAGACACAAGCTGTGGATAAGGCAAGCCATACGACGACTTGCAAGCCTAGATGAGGCAAAATTGGCACTGCTATGGCGACGACAACGGCACTAACTCCCATTGCGAAGCATACAAAGGCTGTAGGTAGCACGAGTTCGATCGCACAAAGAGCGATCCCGAGAAGCAACCACAACCAGACAAGATTAATTGACATTTTTTAGATTTTGCGCTGTCTATCTTAAGTTTTACTCTTTTCTACTCCTAACCGTCACTTAGAAGTCGTAAGTCGGGAGAGTGGCTAGTGGCTAGTGGCTAGTGGGTAGTAAATAGGGTGTGGGGTGTGGGGTGTGGGGATTTTGGATATTGAATTGATTTTCCCCTCTGCTCCTCTGCACCTGAAGCTCCCTGCTCCCTGCTCCCTGCTCCCTCATAACTGATAACTGACAACTGAAACGTAGGGGACGATCTTATGCAAAGATAAAAGATTGTGACAAGTAAGCACTGATACAGAGGACGAGCAGTGGTGCAAGTCTGTGGAGAGGAAACAGTAGGTTCAAAGGTTATGAAAGTTGGCGATCGCGTTCGTGTTAAAGAATCCGTTATCGTATACCATCACCCAGAACACCGCAACCAACCCTTCGACATTAAAGGTTTGGAAGGAGATGTGTTGGGTATTGTTAATGAGTGGCATGGCAGACCTGTAAGTGCCAACTTACCTGTTTACGTGCAGTTTAGTAAAAAGTTCAAAGCACATTTACGGGAGAATGAAGTCGAACCCATATCGTAGAAAAGCACCAAATTGGTGCTTTTCTACAAATAATGGCTGCGGCGAAACCAACTTTTGAATGTTGAGTTCGCCCTGCATTTGTGGCAATTCTTGCCAATGTCTCGCTCTGACAGTGTTTGCGTTTTAAACGCTCGTGACTCCTCAGCTATTACCCATTCCTCTTTCAAAAATCAAAACAGCTATTCTTAAAAGGTTTTGGCTTTCCTGATAGGGCTGAGTTAGCAGCTTGTTCGGCAGCCTTGGCTAAAGCTGCTGCAACTTGTTCGGCGCGGTGACGAGTCAAAGACCAAATTAGCGGAGATAGCCAGCCATCTAGAGTAACAGAATAAGAGACGCAGGTACCGCAAACGGTAGATTCGACTTTATAGGTAATGTGTTCTTCCACTCCTGGGATGGCAAGCACGCGCACGCGCAATAATTCTCTAGGACATACGCTTTCCACAAAGATCCGAATTGGGAAGGGTCCCATCCGGGTGACGGCTTCAAAAATTAATCCCGGCTTCGGAACTAAGCCGTAGGGTACATTAGTTTTGGTCAGTAACGGATGCCATGAAACGTCTGCTAAGTCAACTACCTTTTGCCATAATTCATCTACCGAAGCCGAACTAATTTGTCTGTAAGTACGTACTAAAGAACACTGAACGCGACGACCCTTGCGCTGAATCAATTTTGATATATAGCGTCGCATTTTCTGATTCCTCCTTTTGCCTGTTGAGCTTAGCAGGCATTCTGACTTCGGCGGCAACCAAGGCAAGTATTAATGATGATTATTTTGGGCAAACTTTCTCTAGAATACTCAATTAGAGTTTAGTATTTCACTGAAGATTTTCGCTTCGCTGTATTATGGGGTGTTAATTTGAGGGACAATATGTTCAGTGGTCTATTATCTGGATTGACTCAACGGATGATCTTAAGTCATTTGCAATTGGTGCGATCGCGGTTTGAAATATGACTCGATTGTGACTGAGTAATGTAAAGCATTTTTAAGTTTTGCCAGTTAAATATTGCTTTCCCTGCTCAAAGCTTTCAGACTTACACAAAATTGTAGATGTTCCTTGCCACAAAATAAAAATTTAACAGAATTTTATTGAGAACATGACGACTGCTTCTACAGCCCAACCAACTTCCTCCCAATCCTTACCCCCAACTGATGCGAAAGAACGAGTCAGCCAGTGGATGAAACAATTACAAGATAAGATTTGTCAAGCTCTCGAATCAGCGGATGGTGCGGGTAAATTTCAGCAAGACGAGTGGGAACGAGAAGAAGGCGGCGGCGGGCGATCGCGCGTGATGCGTGAAGGTAATGTATTAGAACAAGGAGGAGTCAATTTCTCCGAGGTATGGGGTTCTCATTTACCGCCGTCGATTTTAACCCAACGCCCAGAGGCAGCAGGACATAAATTTTACGCCACGGGTACTTCAATGGTGTTACATCCCCGTAACCCTTACATACCAACAGTTCACCTAAATTATCGCTATTTTGAGGCTGGTCCCGTTTGGTG
This genomic window contains:
- the purQ gene encoding phosphoribosylformylglycinamidine synthase subunit PurQ, which produces MKFGIVVFPGSNCDRDVAYVTRDILQQPTRMVWHEDTDLTDIDVVIVPGGFSYGDYLRCGAIARFSPVMQQVVDRAQQGKFVLGICNGFQILTEAGLLPGALVRNRDLHFICDRVELKVERTDLPWTQAYSVGEVITVPIAHGEGRFYADKRTLEEIEANNQVLFRYAGDNPNGSVNNIAGICNRQGNVLGMMPHPERAADPILGGTDGLKLFQGLLERVAAIV
- a CDS encoding ferredoxin-thioredoxin reductase variable chain, with the translated sequence MKVGDRVRVKESVIVYHHPEHRNQPFDIKGLEGDVLGIVNEWHGRPVSANLPVYVQFSKKFKAHLRENEVEPIS
- a CDS encoding SPFH domain-containing protein, with protein sequence MEQLFLLIVLALGGGSTLASSVKIINQGNEALVERFGSYHKKLQPGLNIVVPVLDRIVFRETIREKVLDIPPQKCITRDNVGIEVDAVVYWRIVDMEKAWYKVENLQSAMVNLVLTQIRAEMGQLELDQTFTARTQINEILLQDLDIATDPWGVKVTRVELRDIIPSKAVQESMELQMAAERRKRASILTSEGDRESAVNSAKGKAEAQVLEAEAQQKATILQAEAQQKTIIMQAQAERQQQILQAQATSEALQIIAKILQTEPHAAEALQFLIAQHYLDMGKQIGSSDSSKVMFMDPRSIPGTIEGMRSMIGDR
- a CDS encoding ImmA/IrrE family metallo-endopeptidase, with the protein product MKVIKPYQSISKKEIEHRALDVLQRVQAKRKRPLKFPLDAGHMAESLGLDMDCGEIAPDEQGAIAAMILPTERKIIMNESSLNLPKGFEESSIAHEIGHWELHIDKNAISKFVELQDSGVETAVEPFLCRSVNAQQGIEKQAQYFASCLLMPQFKIEDVKRGRDLTKWKHLYAMKDELGVTISNLTHRLQDLGLIYIPKDSKQIYLGKAGS
- a CDS encoding Fur family transcriptional regulator, with protein sequence MKAEKAERTRSQERILHLLKNSNKSISAQDIYVELRNRNQSIGLATVYRALEALKLEGVVQVRTLASGESLYSCVQQDKHHLTCLQCGKSIPIHQCPVHELETQLNKSHKFKIFYHTLEFFGLCDRCQAEALQES
- a CDS encoding type II toxin-antitoxin system HicB family antitoxin, encoding MHNEFTAIIEQDENWFVGYCLEIPGANGQGRTIEECKKSLAEAISLILVDRREDALEGVSESAIREVITVE
- the purS gene encoding phosphoribosylformylglycinamidine synthase subunit PurS encodes the protein MLRKYLARIYVTLRPSVLDPAGTAVQSGLSHMGYDNVEHVRIGKYIELHLTAVDEKTATEQLDRMCNRLLANPTIENYRFDLKEVAVEMGASM
- a CDS encoding type II toxin-antitoxin system HicA family toxin — translated: MKRGGLLRHLQQYGCYLKREGAAHSLWHNPQTGQVEAVPRHTEIPNRLAKKICRGLSIPEI
- a CDS encoding Uma2 family endonuclease, producing the protein MNETALTLPSPLKLHMELTDEQFFQLCQHNRDLQFERTAKGEILIMPPTGGETGNRNFEVTVQLGIWNKQSNLGKGFDSSTGFKLPNGANRSPDAAWVRLERWEALTTEQREKFVPLCPDFVVELLSPSDSLKETQAKMQEYIDNGTRLGWLIIRKTQRVEIYRPNRDVEVVENPTTLSGEDILLGFVLDLRTIIS
- a CDS encoding NfeD family protein, with the protein product MSINLVWLWLLLGIALCAIELVLPTAFVCFAMGVSAVVVAIAVPILPHLGLQVVVWLALSTACVLLSRRLISVPQRHSKIRDATVAETLTEITAGKEGRVLYEGNSWRAKCADEKLSILPQQKVYVVSREGTTLIVMPESLIHH
- a CDS encoding DUF2141 domain-containing protein, whose protein sequence is MKNIKIKRSQMKIKFYQQVQILKACLLLTALGISLDISHSRAKANNLSGNLTVEINGFRNREGQACVSLFASSQGFPNNRKNVVQRQCNKITSVPLTLNFRNLKAGNYAVAIIHDTNGDGTLNRNDIGMPIEGYGFSRNPEIRTAAPKFNDAAVLIAGPNTNVQVQLLYLD